The Elaeis guineensis isolate ETL-2024a chromosome 13, EG11, whole genome shotgun sequence genome includes a region encoding these proteins:
- the LOC140853253 gene encoding uncharacterized protein, translated as MDADAARMLAQGLKTHKRKGAASSGAAKRARAEETSSAAPAQAAIAVDTPSDVELAVPRTSSKSPPAEVPTPEARPEEEPRAEWRRKKTLARKSRSSRATIEGADGSEEDLGENPFNNRDLIKRLIDGCVLSEVVHRIVHADPEQRVWDSLGSFFEIGHQLIANIEAMNNAKKEAVQAEEGRLAEAVRLKEKIAEVASLQQAPQKEGQTSADLRATLEEERKKAEAEVSELKAQIPTLVSEAMVRAVEFKISSEMRDLKVQFGQAAFIKSFELCQEKVVGKFLELDLGFLDEASDDEAGPSEAAASLPPAGTSSTAAADLSGAPSSPTSVPEVRNL; from the exons atggacgctgacgcagctcgaatgctagcccagggtctcaagacccacaaaaggaaaggcgccgcatcctcgggggcggcaaagagggcaagggcagaagagactagctcggccgcgcctgcccaagcggccattgccgtcgacaCCCCCTCCGACGTTGAGCTCGCAGTCCCCCGGACCTCTTCCAAAAGCCCCCCGGCCGAGGTTCCCACCCCAGAGGCTAGGCCTGAGGAGGAACCGAGGGCCGAATGGAGGAGAAAGAAaacattggcccgcaagagccgcagcagcagggctaccatcgagggggccgacggctctgaagaggacctgggggagaatcccttcaacaatagggatttaataaagagattgatcgacgggtgcgtcctgtccgaggtcgtccacaggatcgtccacgccgatcctgagcagcgggtctgggactctctggggtcctttttcgag atcggacatcagctcatcgccaacatcgaggcgatgaacaacgccaagaaggaggccgtccaggcggaggaaggtcgcctggccgaggccgtccgcctcaaggagaaaatcgccgaagtcgcgagtctccaacaGGCGCCGCAGAAGGAGGGGCAAACCTCGGCAGacctgagggccaccttggaggaggaaagaaagaaagcagaggccgaggtctctgagctgaaggcgcagatcccgaccctggtctcggaggcaatggtccgaGCAGTGGAGTTCAAaatctcctccgagatgagggatctgaaggtccagttcggtcaggccgccttcatcaagaGCTTCGAGCTttgtcaggagaaggtggtcgggaagTTTCTCGAGCTGGACCTTGGCTttctggatgaggcgtccgacgatgaagccggaccttctgaagctgctgccaGTCTTCCTCCAGCCGGAACTTCCTCGACTGCCGCGGCTGACCTTTCGGGGGCGCCAAGCTCCcccacttctgtcccagaggtccgaaacctctaa